A part of Thermocrinis albus DSM 14484 genomic DNA contains:
- a CDS encoding sigma-54-dependent Fis family transcriptional regulator has translation MKEKKGLNEIYYLFHNTISLIEHINANIYVKNRSADAFLIESIATVFEYFGYDNLLLFNENQGFYELVLYIKNGEIKQDKIRLDKKFFKGIDAFKSVQFFEYYSPICEFLSREGLIELRENVKVFIKTFHSSRKWIAILVSYKKFTSIPVYIDKMILDASFMFIEKLYKTHMEYSSEIDIYRTELENLAKFTAEVYTKDFIKYNDAFLEKIAKTDVNILIEGETGTGKSTLAYRIHNLSHRKDKPFKELFEAELFGYEKGAFTGASISKKGRLEIANGGTVFFDEIGDIPIEFQTKLLRLLQEKKFSKLGGLKDIYVDIRFIFATNKNLDKLVKEGLFRQDLYYRINTIRLKLLPFRDRTSKEKREIVDRIIEKLTKKYNKSLSIDNEVYKFIEEHHWPGNIRELENVLEYAAILSEDGVIKLNHLPQWVITEYIESKNTTDYVIETHKGHGLTFKDIKKLEMEAIIDALLTTNFNVSKAALKLGISRRQLEYRIKKYNIIEDITKKIRKNE, from the coding sequence ATGAAGGAGAAGAAAGGGCTAAACGAGATATATTATCTTTTCCATAATACAATAAGTTTAATTGAACATATAAATGCTAACATATATGTTAAAAATCGTTCTGCAGACGCCTTCTTAATAGAGTCTATAGCAACTGTATTTGAATACTTTGGGTACGATAACCTCCTCCTTTTTAATGAAAATCAAGGTTTCTATGAGTTAGTTCTTTATATAAAGAATGGAGAGATAAAGCAGGATAAAATTAGGTTAGATAAGAAATTTTTTAAAGGAATTGATGCTTTTAAAAGCGTCCAATTCTTTGAGTATTATAGCCCTATATGTGAATTCCTTTCTCGGGAAGGATTAATAGAATTAAGGGAAAATGTTAAGGTATTCATTAAGACATTTCATTCAAGCAGAAAATGGATAGCCATATTAGTATCCTATAAAAAATTTACAAGCATTCCAGTGTATATTGATAAAATGATTTTAGACGCTTCTTTTATGTTTATAGAAAAGCTTTATAAAACACATATGGAATATTCATCTGAAATAGATATTTATAGAACAGAGCTGGAAAATTTAGCAAAATTTACTGCAGAAGTATACACTAAAGATTTTATCAAATATAATGATGCTTTTTTAGAGAAAATAGCAAAAACGGATGTAAATATATTGATCGAAGGAGAAACAGGAACTGGAAAATCCACTCTTGCATATAGAATTCACAACCTAAGTCATAGAAAAGATAAACCTTTTAAAGAATTATTTGAAGCAGAGCTTTTTGGATACGAAAAAGGTGCTTTTACAGGTGCAAGCATATCAAAAAAAGGAAGGTTGGAAATAGCCAACGGAGGTACTGTCTTTTTTGATGAAATAGGGGATATACCTATTGAATTTCAGACCAAGCTATTAAGACTATTACAAGAAAAAAAATTTTCCAAACTCGGTGGACTGAAAGATATATATGTAGATATAAGATTTATTTTTGCTACTAATAAAAATTTAGATAAGTTGGTCAAAGAAGGGTTGTTTAGACAAGATTTGTATTACAGGATAAATACTATAAGATTAAAACTGCTACCTTTTAGAGATAGAACAAGTAAAGAAAAAAGAGAAATAGTAGATAGGATAATAGAAAAACTGACTAAAAAGTATAACAAATCACTGTCTATAGACAACGAAGTTTACAAGTTCATCGAAGAACATCATTGGCCAGGTAATATAAGAGAACTGGAAAATGTTCTTGAATATGCAGCAATTCTATCGGAAGACGGAGTTATTAAATTGAATCACCTTCCACAATGGGTTATCACTGAATATATTGAAAGCAAGAATACCACGGATTATGTAATTGAAACACACAAAGGCCATGGATTAACTTTCAAGGATATAAAGAAGTTAGAAATGGAAGCCATCATTGATGCACTTCTGACTACAAACTTTAACGTATCAAAAGCTGCTTTAAAACTAGGTATTTCGCGCAGACAACTTGAGTATAGAATAAAAAAATACAATATAATAGAGGATATTACTAAAAAAATTCGGAAAAATGAATAA
- a CDS encoding urease accessory protein UreF, translated as MDSRVYDQLNYILALFDSQFPVGAFAFSWGLESFVSDKSDKLTLEKLVDAYIKEGPLHLELFSCKLSYEYSDCIECLKCVNDYVSAFKILPSVYEPSVKIGRNLIKASKEILNVEFPYNEVKDPHFSVVLGYVGATLNIKLDLLLFSFAHSNIKNLLSSLMRCIPLSPYEAWKTLLTSYKKLKDEINRILLYQDWDQIFVNTFLWDIHSFRQRFLETRLFEG; from the coding sequence ATGGATAGTAGGGTATACGATCAACTTAATTACATTCTTGCACTATTTGATAGTCAATTTCCCGTTGGTGCTTTTGCTTTTTCATGGGGACTTGAATCATTTGTTTCCGATAAATCTGATAAATTAACACTCGAGAAACTTGTAGATGCGTATATTAAGGAAGGGCCATTACATCTTGAACTTTTTTCTTGCAAGCTATCTTACGAGTATAGCGACTGCATAGAATGCTTAAAGTGTGTAAATGATTATGTAAGTGCATTTAAGATTTTACCTTCTGTGTATGAGCCATCCGTTAAGATAGGAAGGAACCTCATAAAGGCTAGTAAAGAAATACTAAATGTGGAATTTCCTTATAATGAAGTTAAAGACCCACACTTTTCTGTGGTTTTAGGTTATGTTGGAGCCACACTTAATATAAAGTTGGACCTATTACTATTCTCTTTTGCTCATAGTAACATAAAAAATTTACTTAGCTCACTCATGAGATGTATCCCATTGTCACCTTATGAAGCATGGAAGACGCTGTTGACGTCGTACAAAAAGCTGAAAGATGAAATAAATAGAATACTCTTGTATCAAGATTGGGATCAAATTTTTGTAAATACTTTCCTTTGGGACATTCACTCTTTTAGGCAAAGGTTTTTAGAAACTCGGCTTTTTGAAGGATGA
- a CDS encoding urease accessory protein UreD encodes MVKHKLIMEFKEISGKTTLTRNFQTGSARILKPFYIGNCLITQIITIGAGIHAGDELEIEVNVGKDCHVILLNQSATKILKSENDEISMQFYNIYIDDNAILEYYPGINIPFEGSRFLQKINVYLSSSANFGFFEMWSMGRIERGEYLSFNCINNNLKIFKQSIPIYIENFSISQHTAKHIGIIGRFKYMISGVWTFLNLGENIEEHEDFILIYGTNHRGLAFIKGLSNSNFILAKRVIDLIDSWRNEKYLQSIPWYTMSSAFL; translated from the coding sequence ATGGTGAAGCATAAATTAATTATGGAATTCAAGGAAATATCTGGGAAAACAACTTTAACAAGAAATTTTCAAACAGGTTCTGCAAGGATATTGAAACCTTTTTATATAGGTAATTGTCTCATTACTCAGATCATCACGATTGGTGCAGGCATACATGCAGGTGATGAACTAGAGATAGAAGTAAATGTTGGAAAAGATTGTCATGTAATTTTATTAAATCAGAGCGCAACAAAAATCTTGAAATCTGAAAATGATGAAATATCCATGCAGTTCTATAACATTTACATAGATGACAATGCAATACTCGAGTACTATCCAGGTATAAATATACCTTTTGAAGGAAGCAGATTTCTTCAGAAAATTAATGTATATCTTTCTTCATCGGCAAATTTTGGTTTCTTTGAGATGTGGAGCATGGGCAGAATTGAACGTGGAGAATATTTGTCCTTTAACTGCATAAACAATAACTTAAAAATCTTTAAACAATCAATACCAATTTATATTGAAAACTTCTCTATAAGTCAACATACTGCTAAACATATAGGGATTATTGGTCGCTTTAAATATATGATTTCGGGAGTATGGACATTCTTAAATTTAGGAGAAAATATAGAAGAACATGAAGACTTTATATTAATTTATGGAACCAATCACAGAGGTTTAGCTTTTATTAAAGGATTGTCAAATAGCAATTTTATTCTTGCTAAAAGAGTTATTGATTTAATAGATTCATGGCGAAATGAAAAATACTTACAAAGTATACCATGGTACACGATGAGTAGTGCGTTTTTATGA
- the ureG gene encoding urease accessory protein UreG, producing MQKPVRIGVGGPVGSGKTTLIEVLCKFMKDKYSIAVITNDVYITEDAEYLIKRGVLEEDRIIGVRTGGCPHTAIREDPSINLEAVDRLISKFKDLDIIFIESGGDNLAASFSPILVDSVIYVIDVAEGEKIPKKGGPGITQSDILIINKIDLAPYVGVNLEIMRKYTEEKRKNKPYFFVSLKEEESIIPVITWIEKEILFID from the coding sequence ATGCAAAAACCAGTTAGAATAGGTGTAGGTGGTCCTGTAGGTTCTGGGAAAACAACTCTTATTGAAGTGCTGTGTAAATTTATGAAAGATAAATATTCAATAGCGGTAATTACAAACGATGTATATATAACAGAGGACGCTGAATACCTTATAAAACGTGGTGTTTTAGAAGAAGATAGAATAATAGGAGTGAGGACAGGCGGGTGTCCACATACTGCGATAAGGGAAGATCCTTCTATTAACTTAGAGGCAGTTGATAGACTAATTAGTAAGTTCAAGGACCTTGATATTATTTTTATAGAATCTGGAGGGGATAACCTAGCAGCCTCGTTCAGCCCTATACTTGTGGATAGCGTAATATATGTAATAGATGTTGCAGAAGGAGAGAAAATACCTAAAAAAGGTGGTCCAGGTATAACTCAAAGTGATATACTTATTATAAATAAGATTGATCTTGCTCCTTATGTAGGAGTAAATCTTGAAATTATGAGAAAATATACAGAAGAAAAGAGAAAAAACAAACCGTATTTTTTCGTTAGTCTAAAAGAAGAAGAAAGCATAATTCCAGTAATTACATGGATTGAGAAAGAAATATTATTTATAGATTGA
- a CDS encoding urease accessory protein UreE, whose protein sequence is MRRVFVYEIPNVTNEQLSAYNIKEIKLSYYERQKVRQKIKIEEELEIIIILKDRTHIRPFSYIYIDSSSKTAYKVVPLEEECLVIEVDAPLSYLLLGHILGNMHLPIGIWENKVTTIFDPTVEYRLNKYGFKTNRLIVPFVELSEHTEHMHSHG, encoded by the coding sequence ATGAGGAGAGTGTTTGTTTATGAAATACCAAATGTAACCAATGAACAGTTAAGTGCATACAACATAAAGGAAATTAAGCTTTCGTATTATGAAAGACAAAAAGTAAGACAGAAGATAAAAATAGAGGAAGAACTAGAGATAATTATAATTCTAAAAGATAGAACACATATAAGACCATTTAGTTATATCTATATAGATTCCAGCAGCAAAACAGCATATAAAGTGGTACCACTGGAGGAGGAATGCTTAGTTATAGAAGTTGATGCCCCATTGTCCTATTTATTGTTAGGGCACATATTAGGTAATATGCACCTTCCAATAGGTATCTGGGAGAATAAAGTTACCACGATATTTGATCCTACTGTTGAATATAGGTTAAATAAATACGGTTTTAAGACAAATAGATTGATAGTCCCCTTTGTGGAACTTTCGGAACATACAGAGCATATGCATTCACATGGATAG